The following are encoded in a window of Syngnathoides biaculeatus isolate LvHL_M chromosome 3, ASM1980259v1, whole genome shotgun sequence genomic DNA:
- the LOC133497901 gene encoding vitamin D 25-hydroxylase isoform X3, producing the protein MKMTKMGERVHREIDSVLENGRAPSLEDKQKMPFAEAVLHEVLRFCNIVPLGIFRATSQEAHVNGYTIPKGTMVITNLYSVHFDEKYWTDPGVFSPQRFLDANGNFVRREAFLPFSLGRRHCLGEQLARMEMFLFFTTLLQRFHLQFAPGSVPTVAPKLGMTLQPKPYSICALRRQHKNTP; encoded by the exons atgaaaatgaccaaaatgggCG AAAGGGTGCACAGGGAGATCGACAGCGTTCTGGAAAACGGCCGAGCGCCTTCTTTGGAGGACAAACAGAAGATGCCCTTCGCGGAGGCCGTCCTCCACGAGGTCCTGCGCTTCTGCAACATCGTGCCCCTCGGCATTTTCCGCGCCACCTCCCAGGAGGCGCACGTCAACGGCTACACCATTCCGAAAGGCACGATGGTGATCACCAACCTGTATTCAGTGCACTTCGATGAGAAGTACTGGACGGATCCAGGCGTGTTCTCGCCGCAGAGGTTTCTGGACGCCAATGGTAACTTCGTGAGACGTGAAGCCTTCCTGCCATTCTCACTCG GGAGGCGCCACTGCCTGGGCGAGCAGCTGGCCAGGATGGAGATGTTTCTCTTTTTCACAACTCTGCTCCAGAGGTTCCACCTTCAGTTCGCGCCGGGAAGCGTTCCCACCGTCGCGCCCAAACTGGGCATGACCTTGCAGCCCAAGCCTTACTCCATCTGCGCCCTGCGCAGGCAGCACAAAAACACTCCTTAA
- the LOC133497901 gene encoding vitamin D 25-hydroxylase isoform X2: protein MVSVQSPSLAHMSRAQVALVACGVSVALLAALLLRQLVKQRRPPGFPPGPSPIPVIGNIMSLVTEPHVFLKKQSEVHGQIFSLDLGGILTVVLNGYDCVRECLYHQSEVFADRPSLPLFMKMTKMGGLLNCKYGKSWIEHRKLACNSFRYFGGSQRHFERKISEECMFFVDAIDEHKGRAFNPKHLVTNAVSNITNLIIFGQRFTYDDGNFQRMIEIFSENVELAVSSWAFLYNAFPWIEYVPFGKHQKLFRNAAEVYDFLLQVIKGFSRGRVPHVPRHYVDAYLDELEQNAGNPGSSFSHENLIYSVGELIIAGTETTTNTLRWAMLYMALYPNIQGQVHREIDSVLENGRAPSLEDKQKMPFAEAVLHEVLRFCNIVPLGIFRATSQEAHVNGYTIPKGTMVITNLYSVHFDEKYWTDPGVFSPQRFLDANGNFVRREAFLPFSLGRRHCLGEQLARMEMFLFFTTLLQRFHLQFAPGSVPTVAPKLGMTLQPKPYSICALRRQHKNTP from the exons ATGGTCTCGGTTCAATCGCCGTCTCTGGCGCACATGTCGCGCGCGCAGGTTGCGCTGGTCGCGTGCGGGGTGAGCGTCGCCCTGCTGGCCGCGCTGCTCCTCCGGCAGCTCGTCAAGCAGAGGAGACCCCCGGGATTCCCCCCCGGGCCTTCCCCAATACCTGTCATCGGGAACATCATGTCTCTGGTCACCGAGCCGCACGTTTTCCTCAAGAAGCAGAGTGAAGTTCACGGACAG attttcagCCTAGACCTCGGAGGCATCCTGACTGTGGTGTTGAACGGCTACGACTGCGTCAGGGAATGCCTGTACCACCAGAGCGAGGTGTTTGCCGACCGGCCGTCCTTGCCCCTCTTcatgaaaatgaccaaaatgggCG GTCTTCTAAATTGCAAATACGGCAAAAGCTGGATCGAACACCGCAAACTGGCGTGCAACTCGTTCAGGTACTTCGGCGGCAGTCAAAGGCACTTCGAAAGGAAAATCTCGGAGGAGTGCATGTTCTTCGTGGACGCCATCGACGAGCACAAGGGCAGGGCCTTCAACCCCAAACACCTGGTGACCAACGCCGTGTCCAACATCACCAACCTGATCATCTTCGGCCAGCGTTTCACCTACGACGACGGCAACTTCCAGCGCATGATCGAGATCTTCAGCGAGAACGTGGAGTTGGCGGTGAGCAGCTGGGCCTTCCTCTACAACGCCTTCCCCTGGATCGAGTACGTGCCCTTCGGGAAGCACCAGAAGCTGTTCCGCAACGCCGCCGAGGTCTACGACTTCCTCCTGCAGGTCATCAAGGGCTTTTCCCGGGGCCGTGTGCCGCACGTACCGCGGCATTACGTCGACGCCTACCTGGATGAGTTGGAGCAGAACGCGGGGAACCCCGGCTCGTCGTTCTCCCACGAGAACCTCATCTACTCGGTGGGGGAGCTCATCATCGCGGGCACAGAGACCACCACCAACACCCTGCGGTGGGCCATGCTCTACATGGCCCTCTACCCCAATATACAAGGTCA GGTGCACAGGGAGATCGACAGCGTTCTGGAAAACGGCCGAGCGCCTTCTTTGGAGGACAAACAGAAGATGCCCTTCGCGGAGGCCGTCCTCCACGAGGTCCTGCGCTTCTGCAACATCGTGCCCCTCGGCATTTTCCGCGCCACCTCCCAGGAGGCGCACGTCAACGGCTACACCATTCCGAAAGGCACGATGGTGATCACCAACCTGTATTCAGTGCACTTCGATGAGAAGTACTGGACGGATCCAGGCGTGTTCTCGCCGCAGAGGTTTCTGGACGCCAATGGTAACTTCGTGAGACGTGAAGCCTTCCTGCCATTCTCACTCG GGAGGCGCCACTGCCTGGGCGAGCAGCTGGCCAGGATGGAGATGTTTCTCTTTTTCACAACTCTGCTCCAGAGGTTCCACCTTCAGTTCGCGCCGGGAAGCGTTCCCACCGTCGCGCCCAAACTGGGCATGACCTTGCAGCCCAAGCCTTACTCCATCTGCGCCCTGCGCAGGCAGCACAAAAACACTCCTTAA
- the LOC133497901 gene encoding vitamin D 25-hydroxylase isoform X1, whose amino-acid sequence MVSVQSPSLAHMSRAQVALVACGVSVALLAALLLRQLVKQRRPPGFPPGPSPIPVIGNIMSLVTEPHVFLKKQSEVHGQIFSLDLGGILTVVLNGYDCVRECLYHQSEVFADRPSLPLFMKMTKMGGLLNCKYGKSWIEHRKLACNSFRYFGGSQRHFERKISEECMFFVDAIDEHKGRAFNPKHLVTNAVSNITNLIIFGQRFTYDDGNFQRMIEIFSENVELAVSSWAFLYNAFPWIEYVPFGKHQKLFRNAAEVYDFLLQVIKGFSRGRVPHVPRHYVDAYLDELEQNAGNPGSSFSHENLIYSVGELIIAGTETTTNTLRWAMLYMALYPNIQERVHREIDSVLENGRAPSLEDKQKMPFAEAVLHEVLRFCNIVPLGIFRATSQEAHVNGYTIPKGTMVITNLYSVHFDEKYWTDPGVFSPQRFLDANGNFVRREAFLPFSLGRRHCLGEQLARMEMFLFFTTLLQRFHLQFAPGSVPTVAPKLGMTLQPKPYSICALRRQHKNTP is encoded by the exons ATGGTCTCGGTTCAATCGCCGTCTCTGGCGCACATGTCGCGCGCGCAGGTTGCGCTGGTCGCGTGCGGGGTGAGCGTCGCCCTGCTGGCCGCGCTGCTCCTCCGGCAGCTCGTCAAGCAGAGGAGACCCCCGGGATTCCCCCCCGGGCCTTCCCCAATACCTGTCATCGGGAACATCATGTCTCTGGTCACCGAGCCGCACGTTTTCCTCAAGAAGCAGAGTGAAGTTCACGGACAG attttcagCCTAGACCTCGGAGGCATCCTGACTGTGGTGTTGAACGGCTACGACTGCGTCAGGGAATGCCTGTACCACCAGAGCGAGGTGTTTGCCGACCGGCCGTCCTTGCCCCTCTTcatgaaaatgaccaaaatgggCG GTCTTCTAAATTGCAAATACGGCAAAAGCTGGATCGAACACCGCAAACTGGCGTGCAACTCGTTCAGGTACTTCGGCGGCAGTCAAAGGCACTTCGAAAGGAAAATCTCGGAGGAGTGCATGTTCTTCGTGGACGCCATCGACGAGCACAAGGGCAGGGCCTTCAACCCCAAACACCTGGTGACCAACGCCGTGTCCAACATCACCAACCTGATCATCTTCGGCCAGCGTTTCACCTACGACGACGGCAACTTCCAGCGCATGATCGAGATCTTCAGCGAGAACGTGGAGTTGGCGGTGAGCAGCTGGGCCTTCCTCTACAACGCCTTCCCCTGGATCGAGTACGTGCCCTTCGGGAAGCACCAGAAGCTGTTCCGCAACGCCGCCGAGGTCTACGACTTCCTCCTGCAGGTCATCAAGGGCTTTTCCCGGGGCCGTGTGCCGCACGTACCGCGGCATTACGTCGACGCCTACCTGGATGAGTTGGAGCAGAACGCGGGGAACCCCGGCTCGTCGTTCTCCCACGAGAACCTCATCTACTCGGTGGGGGAGCTCATCATCGCGGGCACAGAGACCACCACCAACACCCTGCGGTGGGCCATGCTCTACATGGCCCTCTACCCCAATATACAAG AAAGGGTGCACAGGGAGATCGACAGCGTTCTGGAAAACGGCCGAGCGCCTTCTTTGGAGGACAAACAGAAGATGCCCTTCGCGGAGGCCGTCCTCCACGAGGTCCTGCGCTTCTGCAACATCGTGCCCCTCGGCATTTTCCGCGCCACCTCCCAGGAGGCGCACGTCAACGGCTACACCATTCCGAAAGGCACGATGGTGATCACCAACCTGTATTCAGTGCACTTCGATGAGAAGTACTGGACGGATCCAGGCGTGTTCTCGCCGCAGAGGTTTCTGGACGCCAATGGTAACTTCGTGAGACGTGAAGCCTTCCTGCCATTCTCACTCG GGAGGCGCCACTGCCTGGGCGAGCAGCTGGCCAGGATGGAGATGTTTCTCTTTTTCACAACTCTGCTCCAGAGGTTCCACCTTCAGTTCGCGCCGGGAAGCGTTCCCACCGTCGCGCCCAAACTGGGCATGACCTTGCAGCCCAAGCCTTACTCCATCTGCGCCCTGCGCAGGCAGCACAAAAACACTCCTTAA